In a genomic window of Pleurocapsa sp. PCC 7319:
- a CDS encoding Hsp20/alpha crystallin family protein: MSLIRWQPFSEINSLQREMNSLFDSLVPTTTDRLSSGFVPAAEMEETPSAIHLKLEVPGMDAKDIDIQVAAESISISGERKSESKTESNGLTRSEFHYGSFNRVIPLPTRVQNTNVNAEYKDGILNLTLPKAEEEKNKVVKVDIS, from the coding sequence ATGTCCTTAATTCGTTGGCAACCTTTCTCAGAAATTAACAGTTTACAAAGAGAAATGAACAGTTTGTTTGATAGTTTAGTTCCAACAACTACCGACAGACTTAGTTCAGGTTTTGTCCCTGCTGCGGAAATGGAAGAAACACCATCAGCAATTCATCTTAAATTAGAAGTTCCTGGTATGGATGCCAAAGACATCGATATTCAAGTTGCTGCTGAATCTATTTCCATTAGCGGAGAACGAAAATCAGAAAGCAAAACCGAATCTAACGGTCTGACCCGAAGTGAATTTCACTATGGTAGCTTTAACCGCGTTATTCCTTTACCTACTCGCGTCCAAAATACTAATGTAAATGCAGAATACAAAGACGGTATTCTAAATCTCACCTTACCTAAAGCTGAAGAAGAAAAAAATAAAGTCGTCAAAGTTGATATTAGCTAA
- a CDS encoding WGxxGxxG family protein, producing MNLAKLTTTTIITLSMALPAGVALSQEKEETVDQNLNQAEQNIDNVGENLKDAGKALGNSVENTGEAAGQGLENTGEAVEEGLNDAGNAIERNYNQAEEQVQQTAAEAEEKINQAAEAAEAEIAENVAAIEQRSNWGWLGLLGLLGLFGLAGKNKKTTVVEERRNLDPLDQGDRPTMYNS from the coding sequence ATGAACTTAGCTAAACTTACTACTACTACTATTATTACTTTAAGTATGGCTTTACCTGCTGGCGTAGCATTAAGCCAAGAAAAAGAGGAAACTGTAGACCAAAACTTGAATCAAGCCGAACAAAATATTGATAATGTCGGTGAGAATTTAAAAGATGCTGGAAAAGCTCTAGGTAATAGTGTTGAAAATACTGGTGAAGCAGCCGGACAAGGACTCGAAAATACCGGTGAGGCTGTAGAAGAAGGTCTAAACGATGCCGGTAATGCCATTGAGCGTAACTATAATCAAGCTGAAGAACAAGTGCAGCAAACTGCTGCCGAAGCTGAAGAGAAAATTAATCAAGCTGCTGAAGCTGCCGAGGCTGAGATTGCCGAAAATGTTGCCGCCATTGAACAAAGATCTAACTGGGGTTGGTTAGGTTTGCTTGGTCTACTAGGATTATTCGGTTTAGCTGGCAAAAATAAAAAAACTACTGTGGTTGAAGAGCGCCGTAACTTAGACCCCTTAGACCAGGGCGATCGCCCAACTATGTATAACAGTTAA